A stretch of Metabacillus sp. FJAT-52054 DNA encodes these proteins:
- a CDS encoding SDR family oxidoreductase, translating into MTKRVAVITGGASGIGRETCLKFARKGDRVVVADFNEAAGNETAEMIRSNNGEAIFIKTDVSKYEDVTRLIEKTVEEYGRIDIMFNNAGIGSSTPVLDMNMETYHKIIDINQHGVAYGIIEAGKKMKELNIKGVIINTTSVYGILASPSTFAYHATKGAVNMMTKSAALELAPYGIRVVGIAPGVVDTAIIQSYRDHGIIDSMKAKVMGNKLTQPEQLANAVYLLSLEEADAINGSVVMADEGYASFK; encoded by the coding sequence ATGACGAAAAGAGTAGCCGTTATTACAGGCGGAGCAAGCGGAATTGGAAGAGAAACCTGCCTTAAGTTTGCCAGAAAAGGAGACCGGGTTGTCGTTGCTGATTTTAATGAAGCAGCCGGAAATGAAACAGCCGAAATGATCCGCTCAAATAACGGGGAAGCCATCTTCATTAAAACGGACGTTTCCAAGTATGAGGATGTTACCCGCTTAATCGAGAAAACCGTTGAAGAATACGGAAGAATTGATATTATGTTCAATAATGCCGGAATTGGCTCATCCACACCGGTTCTGGATATGAATATGGAAACCTACCATAAAATCATCGATATTAACCAGCACGGTGTAGCATACGGAATTATCGAAGCAGGCAAAAAAATGAAAGAGCTGAACATAAAAGGAGTCATTATTAATACAACTTCGGTTTATGGAATTCTTGCATCTCCAAGCACATTTGCATACCACGCAACAAAAGGCGCCGTAAACATGATGACTAAATCAGCTGCACTTGAACTGGCTCCTTACGGAATCCGGGTAGTAGGCATTGCACCTGGGGTTGTGGATACAGCCATTATCCAAAGCTACAGAGACCACGGCATCATTGATTCAATGAAAGCCAAAGTCATGGGCAACAAACTTACCCAGCCTGAACAGCTGGCAAATGCCGTCTACCTTCTTTCACTGGAAGAAGCCGACGCCATCAACGGCAGTGTAGTTATGGCTGATGAAGGATACGCTTCCTTCAAATAA